One genomic region from Augochlora pura isolate Apur16 chromosome 7, APUR_v2.2.1, whole genome shotgun sequence encodes:
- the LOC144473064 gene encoding uncharacterized protein LOC144473064, with product MSSKSLYVIEWAKESNLQEVLSFLHENFDKEEVVLKSMRNYDPFENEEAMWIDHEKIIKAIFTSSPCMIVKHESTGRIIAVNQMIVSKNPRFDTTGDGVTAVFVNNPPKTKLMERYFNYLSGIAEKANLYEKFPDAKAAVEFYAVVVDKEHRGKGLAKMLIKEGISFATNLDDVGFIFGIFTSSFSSKAAEQLGFWSVMQVDLLKETDEKGRLIFQDTPPHNIVSVLVLDI from the coding sequence ATGAGCTCGAAAAGTCTATATGTTATAGAATGGGCGAAGGAATCTAATTTGCAGGAGGTTCTATCATTTCTGCATGAAAATTTCGACAAAGAGGAGGTTGTGCTGAAAAGCATGAGAAATTATGATCCGTTCGAAAATGAAGAGGCTATGTGGATAGATCACGAGAAAATCATCAAGGCGATCTTCACTTCCTCCCCGTGCATGATAGTCAAGCATGAATCCACGGGAAGAATCATCGCGGTGAATCAGATGATTGTCAGTAAAAATCCAAGGTTCGACACCACAGGCGATGGAGTCACAGCTGTGTTCGTGAACAATCCGCCCAAAACGAAGTTGATGGAACGGTACTTCAACTATTTGTCGGGCATCGCTGAAAAGGCCAACTTGTATGAGAAGTTTCCGGACGCAAAAGCTGCTGTAGAGTTCTACGCAGTGGTGGTGGACAAGGAACATCGTGGCAAAGGATTAGCAAAAATGCTGATTAAAGAAGGTATATCCTTCGCGACTAATCTGGACGACGTGGGATTTATTTTTGGGATCTTCACGTCCAGCTTCTCAAGCAAAGCTGCTGAGCAATTGGGATTCTGGAGTGTCATGCAGGTGGATCTGCTGAAGGAGACGGACGAGAAGGGTAGACTTATTTTCCAGGATACACCGCCGCATAACATTGTATCTGTCCTAGTCTTGGATATATAG
- the LOC144473062 gene encoding uncharacterized protein LOC144473062 isoform X1 — translation MEIHTSATKFDTIDLLDSYSTLWTRTRMPSYRPWGSIEDGAIEFESLTNETLEGALEVIRKSFFIHENVCKGVALMSEPGAAEELEELCLDAAKDGVSVVAIDVESGEVIGVAFNKIQVLKSPLEKGAFETFSENCRHKASKCLVDFMINVDSRINLFKHYNTHCIFECMFLATLPQKQKRRIGESLVSSSIEVARELKRGNQVKIPVVKNGDNNVQNQAAIPNIVSAIMTSNYSQKIAKKCGFETLARVSYDEFHFDGMSFSDRIGDEHRDTTLVAKRL, via the exons ATGGAAATCCATACCAGTGCAACGAAATTCGACACAATCGATTTGCTTGACTCGTATTCGACTCTTTG GACCCGAACCAGAATGCCGTCCTATAGGCCGTGGGGTTCCATAGAGGACGGAGCCATTGAGTTCGAGTCTCTGACAAACGAAACCTTAGAGGGGGCATTGGAAGTCATCAGGAAGAGCTTCTTCATACATGAGAACGTCTGCAAAGGTGTGGCACTGATGTCGGAACCAGGTGCCGCGGAAGAACTCGAAGAACTTTGCTTAGACGCTGCCAAGGACGGTGTCAGTGTAGTGGCCATTGACGTGGAATCTGGCGAGGTTATCGGCGTGGCCTTCAACAAGATCCAG GTTTTGAAGAGTCCTTTAGAGAAGGGAGCGTTCGAGACGTTCAGCGAAAACTGCAGGCACAAAGCATCCAAGTGCTTGGTGGACTTCATGATCAACGTGGACTCCAGAATAAACTTGTTCAAGCATTACAACACACACTGCATTTTCGAGTGCATGTTCCTTGCGACGCTGCCGCAGAAACAAAAGCGAAGAATAGGTGAGTCCTTGGTGTCCTCGTCGATAGAGGTTGCCAGGGAGCTGAAGAGGGGAAACCAGGTAAAAATTCCTGTCGTCAAGAACGGCGACAACAACGTGCAGAATCAAGCGGCCATACCAAACATAGTGTCTGCCATTATGACTTCCAACTACTCGCAGAAGATCGCGAAAAAGTGCGGCTTCGAGACTTTGGCTAGGGTCAGTTACGACGAATTTCACTTCGACGGGATGTCCTTCAGCGACAGGATAGGGGACGAGCATCGTGATACCACTTTAGTAGCTAAAAgactataa
- the LOC144473062 gene encoding uncharacterized protein LOC144473062 isoform X3, with protein MGTRTRMPSYRPWGSIEDGAIEFESLTNETLEGALEVIRKSFFIHENVCKGVALMSEPGAAEELEELCLDAAKDGVSVVAIDVESGEVIGVAFNKIQVLKSPLEKGAFETFSENCRHKASKCLVDFMINVDSRINLFKHYNTHCIFECMFLATLPQKQKRRIGESLVSSSIEVARELKRGNQVKIPVVKNGDNNVQNQAAIPNIVSAIMTSNYSQKIAKKCGFETLARVSYDEFHFDGMSFSDRIGDEHRDTTLVAKRL; from the exons ATGGG GACCCGAACCAGAATGCCGTCCTATAGGCCGTGGGGTTCCATAGAGGACGGAGCCATTGAGTTCGAGTCTCTGACAAACGAAACCTTAGAGGGGGCATTGGAAGTCATCAGGAAGAGCTTCTTCATACATGAGAACGTCTGCAAAGGTGTGGCACTGATGTCGGAACCAGGTGCCGCGGAAGAACTCGAAGAACTTTGCTTAGACGCTGCCAAGGACGGTGTCAGTGTAGTGGCCATTGACGTGGAATCTGGCGAGGTTATCGGCGTGGCCTTCAACAAGATCCAG GTTTTGAAGAGTCCTTTAGAGAAGGGAGCGTTCGAGACGTTCAGCGAAAACTGCAGGCACAAAGCATCCAAGTGCTTGGTGGACTTCATGATCAACGTGGACTCCAGAATAAACTTGTTCAAGCATTACAACACACACTGCATTTTCGAGTGCATGTTCCTTGCGACGCTGCCGCAGAAACAAAAGCGAAGAATAGGTGAGTCCTTGGTGTCCTCGTCGATAGAGGTTGCCAGGGAGCTGAAGAGGGGAAACCAGGTAAAAATTCCTGTCGTCAAGAACGGCGACAACAACGTGCAGAATCAAGCGGCCATACCAAACATAGTGTCTGCCATTATGACTTCCAACTACTCGCAGAAGATCGCGAAAAAGTGCGGCTTCGAGACTTTGGCTAGGGTCAGTTACGACGAATTTCACTTCGACGGGATGTCCTTCAGCGACAGGATAGGGGACGAGCATCGTGATACCACTTTAGTAGCTAAAAgactataa
- the LOC144473062 gene encoding uncharacterized protein LOC144473062 isoform X2, with translation MDCDKPNGIVMWTRTRMPSYRPWGSIEDGAIEFESLTNETLEGALEVIRKSFFIHENVCKGVALMSEPGAAEELEELCLDAAKDGVSVVAIDVESGEVIGVAFNKIQVLKSPLEKGAFETFSENCRHKASKCLVDFMINVDSRINLFKHYNTHCIFECMFLATLPQKQKRRIGESLVSSSIEVARELKRGNQVKIPVVKNGDNNVQNQAAIPNIVSAIMTSNYSQKIAKKCGFETLARVSYDEFHFDGMSFSDRIGDEHRDTTLVAKRL, from the exons ATGGATTGTGACAAGCCTAACGGGATTGTAATGTG GACCCGAACCAGAATGCCGTCCTATAGGCCGTGGGGTTCCATAGAGGACGGAGCCATTGAGTTCGAGTCTCTGACAAACGAAACCTTAGAGGGGGCATTGGAAGTCATCAGGAAGAGCTTCTTCATACATGAGAACGTCTGCAAAGGTGTGGCACTGATGTCGGAACCAGGTGCCGCGGAAGAACTCGAAGAACTTTGCTTAGACGCTGCCAAGGACGGTGTCAGTGTAGTGGCCATTGACGTGGAATCTGGCGAGGTTATCGGCGTGGCCTTCAACAAGATCCAG GTTTTGAAGAGTCCTTTAGAGAAGGGAGCGTTCGAGACGTTCAGCGAAAACTGCAGGCACAAAGCATCCAAGTGCTTGGTGGACTTCATGATCAACGTGGACTCCAGAATAAACTTGTTCAAGCATTACAACACACACTGCATTTTCGAGTGCATGTTCCTTGCGACGCTGCCGCAGAAACAAAAGCGAAGAATAGGTGAGTCCTTGGTGTCCTCGTCGATAGAGGTTGCCAGGGAGCTGAAGAGGGGAAACCAGGTAAAAATTCCTGTCGTCAAGAACGGCGACAACAACGTGCAGAATCAAGCGGCCATACCAAACATAGTGTCTGCCATTATGACTTCCAACTACTCGCAGAAGATCGCGAAAAAGTGCGGCTTCGAGACTTTGGCTAGGGTCAGTTACGACGAATTTCACTTCGACGGGATGTCCTTCAGCGACAGGATAGGGGACGAGCATCGTGATACCACTTTAGTAGCTAAAAgactataa
- the LOC144473062 gene encoding uncharacterized protein LOC144473062 isoform X4: MPSYRPWGSIEDGAIEFESLTNETLEGALEVIRKSFFIHENVCKGVALMSEPGAAEELEELCLDAAKDGVSVVAIDVESGEVIGVAFNKIQVLKSPLEKGAFETFSENCRHKASKCLVDFMINVDSRINLFKHYNTHCIFECMFLATLPQKQKRRIGESLVSSSIEVARELKRGNQVKIPVVKNGDNNVQNQAAIPNIVSAIMTSNYSQKIAKKCGFETLARVSYDEFHFDGMSFSDRIGDEHRDTTLVAKRL; encoded by the exons ATGCCGTCCTATAGGCCGTGGGGTTCCATAGAGGACGGAGCCATTGAGTTCGAGTCTCTGACAAACGAAACCTTAGAGGGGGCATTGGAAGTCATCAGGAAGAGCTTCTTCATACATGAGAACGTCTGCAAAGGTGTGGCACTGATGTCGGAACCAGGTGCCGCGGAAGAACTCGAAGAACTTTGCTTAGACGCTGCCAAGGACGGTGTCAGTGTAGTGGCCATTGACGTGGAATCTGGCGAGGTTATCGGCGTGGCCTTCAACAAGATCCAG GTTTTGAAGAGTCCTTTAGAGAAGGGAGCGTTCGAGACGTTCAGCGAAAACTGCAGGCACAAAGCATCCAAGTGCTTGGTGGACTTCATGATCAACGTGGACTCCAGAATAAACTTGTTCAAGCATTACAACACACACTGCATTTTCGAGTGCATGTTCCTTGCGACGCTGCCGCAGAAACAAAAGCGAAGAATAGGTGAGTCCTTGGTGTCCTCGTCGATAGAGGTTGCCAGGGAGCTGAAGAGGGGAAACCAGGTAAAAATTCCTGTCGTCAAGAACGGCGACAACAACGTGCAGAATCAAGCGGCCATACCAAACATAGTGTCTGCCATTATGACTTCCAACTACTCGCAGAAGATCGCGAAAAAGTGCGGCTTCGAGACTTTGGCTAGGGTCAGTTACGACGAATTTCACTTCGACGGGATGTCCTTCAGCGACAGGATAGGGGACGAGCATCGTGATACCACTTTAGTAGCTAAAAgactataa